The Fundulus heteroclitus isolate FHET01 unplaced genomic scaffold, MU-UCD_Fhet_4.1 scaffold_148, whole genome shotgun sequence genome has a window encoding:
- the LOC118558692 gene encoding interferon-induced very large GTPase 1-like, translating to MWAETLDTLSFSKFSFKYKPKRNIEQVKHKVKGWWTQTDLVKAKQEIADSIISACNDCVSDKITMKTNYHDTYIQEILHIIDERLSKADVDTDIEFEVSLKQHICGSAARKFQKMHDFIQENDPYRRLQKNKDKFCADFKDVFNERYQCQKKAEEFTDQCLKPAVEDFVYRHLGLDIVNKMLTREEFSTRMSFQYYILLDLISKSDFKSFQRYILSYEYYVKSWISDRIKEIFSSDSALCEFEDRHLQSCIDCINAAIEKATAEKTDSLKTFAENICKELGDKLVISQDALDSLMVLNKADQDQFAYWLNKCVMDMTEALRDKFKDITFDTKLTHLHVKPQNELFNRVIGCGEQCPFCKTPCDAGGEAHTEHFAVLHRPNGLGRVRWGGSNKLSTDICSSLVISDEHFSLRATSSKYHPYKYYRKIYPDWDIRPDVSLEASDYWKYVMNKYNKEFAEAYDALPADIPAVWKTITEEQAKESLKKSFYMK from the exons ATGTGGGCTGAAACACTGGACACCTTGTCTTTTTCT aagttttcttttaaatacaaACCCAAAAGAAATATAGAACAAGTCAAACACAAAGTAAAAGGATGGTGGACCCAGACAGATCTAgttaaggcaaaacaagaaattgCTGACAGCATCATATCTGCTTGCAATGATTGTGTCAGTGATAAAATCACGATGAAAACCAACTATCATGATACTTATATCCAGGAGATCCTTCACATCATTGATGAGAGGCTGAGTAAGGCTGATGTTGACACGGACATTGAGTTTGAAGTGTCTCTGAAACAGCACATCTGTGGCTCTGCAGCCAGGAAGTTTCAGAAAATGCATGATTTTATACAAGAAAATGATCCTTACAGACGTCTGCAGAAGAACAAAGACAAGTTTTGTGCAGATTTCAAAGATGTGTTTAATGAGCGATACCAATGCCAGAAGAAAGCTGAAGAATTCACCGACCAGTGTCTGAAACCTGCTGTGGAAGACTTTGTCTATCGTCATCTTGGTCTTGATATTGTTAATAAAATGCTGACAAGAGAGGAGTTCAGCACACGGATGTCCTTCCAGTATTATATTTTACTGGATCTGATTTCAAAGAGTGACTTCAAAAGCTTTCAGAGATATATTCTGTCATATGAGTATTATGTAAAATCATGGATATCTGATAGAATTAAGGAGATTTTCTCCTCTGATTCAGCATTATGTGAGTTTGAGGACAGACATCTTCAGTCCTGCATTGACTGCATAAATGCTGCCATTGAAAAGGCAACAGCAGAAAAGACTGACAGTCTGAAGACATTTGCAGAAAATATCTGTAAAGAACTTGGTGATAAACTGGTCATTTCCCAGGATGCTCTTGATTCCTTAATGGTTCTGAACAAAGCTGACCAGGACCAGTTTGCTTACTGGCTCAACAAATGTGTGATGGACATGACAGAAGCTCTTAGAGACAAGTTTAAAGACATTACATTTGACACAAAACTCACACATCTCCATGTAAAaccccagaatgagctgttcAACAGAGTTATTGGTTGTGGTGAACAGTGTCCATTCTGCAAAACACCCTGTGATGCAGGTGGAGAAGCCCACACTGAACACTTTGCTGTACTGCATAGACCAAACGGTTTAGGTCGTGTCAGGTGGGGTGGCTCAAATAAACTCTCTACTGACATCTGTTCTTCTCTTGTTATCAGTGATGAGCATTTTAGCCTCAGAGCTACCAGCAGTAAATACCATCCTTACAAATATTATAGGAAAATTTATCCAGACTGGGATATTCGTCCAGATGTGAGCCTTGAGGCTTCAGATTATTGGAAATACGTGATGAACAAGTACAACAAGGAGTTTGCTGAAGCGTATGATGCTCTGCCTGCTGACATTCCTGCTGTCTGGAAGACTATCACAGAAGAACAGGCAAAGGAAAGTCTCAAGAAGTCATTCTACATGAAGTGA